The Cygnus olor isolate bCygOlo1 chromosome 2, bCygOlo1.pri.v2, whole genome shotgun sequence genome contains the following window.
TACATACCCTGCTTGGGAGTGCTTCCCTGTTTTGATACAAACCTCAAGAAACTTTAGAAGAGCTTAATTTGCAGGAAGTGCTACACGTCTGTACCTTGCGTATGGACACACAAATTTACCACTCACCTTTGTGGATCTTGGCCTCATTCTTATAATTATTGAACACTCTGCACTAacttatcattttcttttgagatgcagaagcttttatttcagattttttgtgtgtgtggaattCCCAGGGAGCTTTGCTGTAATACTGTATGTTAGGAGACTACAATTATTTACAGATGTGTTCCAGTAACTAATTTGTAGACAATACAAATATATTGTAACCATATGACTtgaatttaaaagcagataATCAAATATTATATCCATGCATTTAGGTACAAATTCAGGAAAAGATTTAAGCTTTGTGACACTCAGTATTTACTACCTAAATTGATCTGCAGACTAGCAGATGAGGCACTAGGTATATGCATCAGAAATAGCCATAGGTAAAAAGAGCTGCCTTGGTTGGTGGTCAGGTGGCacttacagaatcacagagtggtttgggttggaagggaccttaaagcccgtctggttccaacccccctgccatgggcagggacacctcccaccagaccaggctgcccaaagccccatccagcctggccttgaacacctccggggatggggcatccacagcttctctgggcaacctgtgcctgggcctcaccaccctctgagtaaagaatttcttccttacatctaatctaaacctaccctcttttagtttaaagccattcccccttgtccaaTTACAATATCTTGGCATatgtgaaactgaaaatacaggGTTCTTTGAGCTTTGGGTTCCTTGGTGGGTTAGATGTTGTTTTCCTAGGTCATTTTTCTGAGCTTACAACCTGACATTTAACATAAAATGTAACCACGTTACCAAAATGCTAAGCTTTTCATTCTGGGTTGCTGTTTGCTAACAGCTTTCCTTTATTAGACCGTTATTAACCCCAATTGCACTTCGAGTGCAAACCACTTCaagatgaaattattattttgtaattgaAGAATATTAATCTGCAAGCTGATTTCATAGCTAAAAAAGGGAACTGGGCCATTGTTATTTGCACTGAGCTTTTGTGTTCAAAACACTTCATGGGAATTAGCTGGATAATTTTCATAATGTGGTTTAACCCCAAAGGTCTATCTTTTCAAAACTCAGTAGCGATCAGGAGTACTTCTGTCTGGAAGctcagctgaaatatttgaaagaggCTTGGTGGGGCTGAGCAGTGTGTACTTGTTTGTCTGCTTATGTCTGAAAGTCAGGTCCCTTTTAAGACATCTCGGGTGTCAGACTAATAGCTTTTCAGAAGGTGGGTTGCTGATTTTCAGGAAAGTGATACAATTAAATACCACAAGGGAGGGTGTTAACTACAgtattagaataaaaaaaagtaaaaaaaacaaaacaaaacaaaagtggtggttgtggtggtggtggtggagggatGTCCTAAGCTGTTGGTagctttttctcagaaacagaaacctgTGTGAAACCTACAGTGGTTCGACAGTTTGCAGTTTCTGATAGAGGTGCATTAATGTTGTCCTCATGGATCTAATTCAATCCTTACTGGTATTCAGGCTCCTAAGTTTTCAGATGCAAAGATGTGTCTACAATTTCCATGGCCGCAGTATCGCACCTCAAATTTAGTTCATGTAGGTGTTGGGATGCTTGAATATGCCTTCAAATAATACATAACATTATAAGTGCTTAATTATACCCAGATTAATTTGTACCTACAAGCTGGTGGCATGGTGATGGCAAAATACGTgaccttccttcctttcctcctttgctaGCCTGAGCTGGGCAGCATTAGTGAATCAGAGAGCCTATAAATTCTGAAATCCTTCCCAGTCTTCAGCTGGGAGGAATGGACTGATTTTTGGGAGCGCTTCTCTGCTTAGCTTTAATAACAGTGACATATGAGGTTGTGAGGTGTATGCAATTAAATAGAGGAAGGTTTCTTTAATCATCGTATACCACTTTTTCAAGTATGGCCACATCCATGTTattcagaaaaagacaaatatttgatGCACTTATGCCAGGATTGCTGACTGGAGTACTTAAAAGGGTCCCGTCAAAATCAGTGATGTACAGCATAGATTCAACCGCTAGAGAAAACTTGTTGTATTTACTGCAATGAGTGAAGCCCTGGTCCCCAAAATATTTGTCCTTTCTGAATTTAAACTGTGTCCAAGGAATCCTAGTACAATgaatgaatgtatttttctctgaaccCAGAATTTAAGCCATCCTGTTGCTTTTTCATGGCTGATTCTCTCTTACCGTTGATATTTGCAAGTAATTTTCCTTCTGGAATTGAAGTGATCCAGGCTTGGTCATCACCGTGAGTTGCAGCTGGTATTTACTAGGCGGAAGGACAGAATTGCCTTGGCAAATAAAGAAGGCTTCTGTGCCTATCAACTGACCTGGTGGAAGCTGTAAAACACTACTGCTTCATCGGGGTGGCTGGAGTCAgtggcagctctgtgctctttCATTTGTGAAGTCTGGGCTTCATTACACAGCAGTGACCTCTCTGTTCCCACGTGTCCCATGCCCCACATAGACTCTGCTCTGGGTGGAAGTAGCTTGCAAGagttaaagaataaaaataagtttctggGATGAATAAGCTGATCTGTATGATTCACAGAAGTGGAAACAACAGCAGTTAAAGCTTCAAATCTTAATCTGTTTTGGCTGTAAGATATCATATGTAAACAGGCATATGTTAACAGTTCACAGGGTAATTTGTGTCTCATTGTTTGACGTCAGGAATTTTGCAACaatatttaaggaaagaaaCTCAGAGgtgaggcttttatttttttttttcctgttgcataAGGGGTCCTTTACAAATACAGCAAACCTAGATATAGTCGGGGTCCTGATGTTAGATGTAGTAAGGGTCTGTCACTGACCTTCTCTGTCAGCCGGAGAAGTTCCATACAGCATTTCGGCTGATTAAAGAAATGCCTAatcaaacattaaaacaacTAAAAGGCATGGGAGATCTATATGTGAAAGCTTTCAGTGGTACCATGGGGCACGAGCCATTAGCACAGCTCTCTCGCTGGAACAGATTCTCCATTTTAAAACCAGAGACTCCCTCTGAAGCCTTCAAATCAGTGGAGCCATGACGTGTGAAGAGAAGAACTAATCAGGCAGGCATCTCATGGAAGATTTAGCACACTTGTGCTAAAAGGAGCACACATTCCTCTGAATCAAGGATATATTCATCATTGCTGCTCCTGAGCTGTGATCTTATTCATTCTAGAAGAATCAAAAAGACTAAGGCTAAGTCAGTGCTCCCTTGAGAAATACCCGGAGcaagagcaggggctggaggaagTGATACCGATGACTCAACAGCCAAGGCCAACACACTGCCTTATTTTAGACAATGTCCTCTTGGATATACTCATGTTTCCTCATGAGTGGCTGATGACAAAGGTCTTACCTACCTGTGGTCACAAGTACCTcatgacattttttctcaaGAATAGCTCGAATGCTGTGGCCAAAGCGAGTGTAGGATTCACTGTGGGACTCGATTAACTTCCACTGCAGTTTCAAGTGAATGTTAAACTTCGCCTGCCCTAAAAATCCCCCTGTGTGGACCCTGAGGTACTGTGTGGTCTGTCAGCCGAGCATTTCACTGAGGGGTGGTGATCTGTTATGCAGTGGGTAAGATGCTCCTAGAAAACATGCTTCCTGGAGTGGAAGCTGTTAGAATATCCTAAGGAAAGTTCCTCTGCTCTCATGCTGGTGCCAAAGCTTTAAAGCGATGGCTTCTTACTCCAAGTGCAGAGTCTTCTGCGAAGCCATCAGtcagcaaagattttttcatttttaacatataGGGTTCTGACTGCAAACAGGGATTCCAAATCTTCcataaataatgattttattttctggtccTAAAGCACTTCCAGTGAATGCACATTATTTCAGACACATGGCACGGTCACAGCAGTGCCCAGAGGAGGATCCTGTGTCTAGGTGCCAGCGGATACTAGGCTGCAAGCCAGTAACTGTAAGAGGGAGGAATATCACATTGATTGTTACGCAGGTAAAATCCTGGGATGCGTGTAAATCACGTGATGGGTACCCATGGATGTGCTTAGCCTTCTGCATGAGTAATCATCTCTTAACAGACCGGCGTCAATGTACCTAAAACCTGTGTGATGTATTGTTTCAAAGTGCTGcctaaaaacagcagcagggctggggagagactGTGCCTCACGCGGTTATTCGGATTTTAGTCCCGACCCGCAGACAGAGCTTGAAAGCACGCACATGAATTGAATTGCATGGGAAGCTTACCAAAGGAAGTGTTTGCTTGTAAACTCAGTATGAATAGGATCTTCTCTGACCGCAAGGGAAATGGAGAGACGCTCATTCACTGTCCGCTTGTGCAATCAACTTCTGAAGTAAAAACAGGATTTGAGGTTTAAAACCTGAGCCTTCACACATCTCACAAGCAACAGAAGAAGCCTTCATGCTCCTCGGTCCACACAGGAACAAAGTCAGGAGGTGCTGCTCATGAGACTCCCTGGATTTGATAACAACAGGGTTATCAAAAGGGAATTATTCGGCTTTCCTAGCGACAGCAGCCCTCAGAAGAGTTTCTGGGAGGGCTCGAGGGGAGACATCTGAACGCCATTACATTTCACTTCTTTTGATGTCACTACATGCCTGTCATGTGTTTTATATCTTAGCATTGAATCTGCCACTGAATTTCACAATGTGTAAGGCTGGTTGTAGGGTTACCACAGATGTGATTCCTGCTATAAAGCGGGGCTTTTAAGTTCTTTATCACCTGGCCACACGACTTCTCTTCGAGCCTTTTCTGCACGGGGTGAGTCTGTACAGTGACTCCGTAGCAGATCACGGGCTCTCTGCTGGTTTTACATTACTGGCTTAAAGGCTAGCAGTAGTTTAAATATCATTACATGGCTTGAGGTGACTTGTAAAATAAGGATAGTTATTTTACATCGTTTGCCTGATAGTTTAATATTCACTGAGACATTTGTGTGTCATGCGTCCGTCATCCGATAActaaaataatgactttttaatttcttcccatAGCAAGCGCCCAGTTTATTTATAAGTGGCCTAATCTAATAGAGATTTACGCTGTGTATCCCAGGAGACACATTATCAAAGTAACCAGACCTGTCCCAAGCACTTTGGAAGTGGGGAGATGGTTACACAATTCTCATTGCCGCCGGCTGCTCCAGTTACAAAGATAAAGGGTCAGAGAAGTGGAGCAGTGGAGATAACTCTGCGAGCATCtcaggagaagcagctgagcaggTGAGCGTAGGCACGGGCTGAGGGTGAGACAGGTAGATGCTTGAAcgccacagaagaaaaatttccttaaaataatatGCAAGGAGAAGGGATGCCCGAGGTTCTCATTGACTGGGAACTCCTTAGACTTCCTTGGGACTTGGGAAGTGCCTGTTGCGCATTGTCCTTTGCCAAGGACAAGGACTACTGACCTGTGTTCCCAAAGGCCACCCCTGCCCCACCTTACTGCTCTTGGAGCATCCAAGGCCGGGTGTTTGGTTCCTTGTATTTGCTGGGTAGAGctgaatttctctctttgtGTATGCTAAGCAGGTAGCTCaaggaaaatcctttttttttgggggggtgggaggaggagatgagATGATGAAAGCTTGAGTAGGGAGAAGGCAGACCCCAATGGCTTGTGATTTCAGGACACTAGTGTGGGTGATACACCTGGATGCCCAAAAACCCGTGAAGTGACCTACAGTGTGTCTGAACACGAGTCTGCTATGGCAAGTGCAGTAGCCCACGTTGTGCAAAAACCTTCTAATGatgaaatgctgcagcagaTCTGCTCTCCACAAAACTCTCCCTTGAAttcctgcttctttctgcaCTGGTCTGTAAAAAAACAGGCTTGCATGCAAGCAGTGGCAGAGATGGCTGAGGAGGACAAGTTTCGGCCCTCTGAGAAGCACCAGTGCTGTGCAGCCAGCCACCCTTGGCATCTCTTCTTTTgttggtggtttggtttggttttatttttggatatgtatatattttttattttgtggatcagccaaaattagaaaagacagaaacCCCAAACCTGGAATCACTTCTCTTTCCGCTCAGCGGCATGTTGGAAAGAACTTGGTGAGGGTGAGGAGGAGGCTGGATGCGGACCTTTCCCTATGATCCATACCCAAACCTGACTGAGAATAAGGTACGGAGCACTCTTAATTTGGTTAATTGTTAACTCTGCATCGCTACTATACGTTCATTCACGATATTAATGGTATGGGCACCCAACAGCATGTCAGTTTTAAAGAAGCAGTGAAGGTTTCCTGCTGGGAAGAGCTGCCCCCATCATGCAGAGACCTTCTGCTGGCCAGATTTAACCTGGGTTCACCTCAGCCACGTTTCAGCGTCAGAGCCAaaacttttctgtctgtgtaGCAGCCGGGGGGCACCGACCCGATGCTACTGCACACTGACAGCACCCATGAGTACCTTTCTGTAGGCCTGTCGCTATTTTGGCCAAGCGCCTACACCATGCCCCTGTCCCCAAAATCCCTGACGCTCTCCTCACCACACCTCACGCTCTCTCGGACGTAGCAAGCGGTGCATTAATGCAGAAGCCGCCAACCCAGTTCAGCCAGCAGCGCTATCCCCGTCATCAGCCTTCCAGGAGGGGAAATGTAAACCAAAAAAAGTCCGACGGGCCTGCGTGCGTGCTTCACCTATAAGAGGAACGAAATAAAGCAGCACATTCTGCGTTGTGGTGAATCGCTCCAAAACAATCTGCAAACATTCGCCGAATTGTCtttctgttacaaaaaaaaaaaaaaaaaaaggaaaatgcagccCCTGGGATATCCCTTTATGGCATAtgcattttatgtttaaatgcaTTAATGGGACTGCTATGCTGTGAGTCATCCATCACCAGAGTTTCAtgtgtttcttaaaatacactACAAGTAGCTGAGGGCAGGCGGGGCTCTGCCGTGCAGTTATCCGCCAGGAATCCCAGCGGGTACCTGCGCTCGTGGCATCACCGCCACAGTGGCGGGGACcccatcctgctccctgcctgcagctaaAGCAGGGGGACCAGAGCCGGATGGGTGCTGGGCCTGCAGGAACAAAACCAGGGCTCCCTCAGTTATTAGGGAGCCTCAGCACCGGATTGCAGAACATTTGCATATATGTAAACAGCAAAGCTGGGAGAGTTTCCTTCTGGAGCACTCTTGTCAAAACTACAgctgtctgtgctttttttccgGGGATGAtttgttgtctttctttttttttttttttttttttttgcttccatttcctGGCAGTCCCAGCTGAACACCTCTTGTACATGGCTTTAAACCCACGCTTCTGAGCCGGCCGGTGGCTGTTGGGGTTGATCCTGCTCCTCACCGGCCGCTTCAGCTGCTCGTGGGGATGCTGTGCCTTTTGGGGATGCTGTGCTTTTTGGGGATGCTGTTCCTTTGGGGGATGCTGTGCCTTTTGGGGACGGCACATGGCTTCGAAACGGGGGGTAAAGTATTTCTGGTGGTGAAGCCCACGCTCCCGAAGGAATGATGGTGAGCCCACACCAGCGCTGTGGGGCACGCTTTGGGATGAGCAAAGGTTAAAGAGCGGCTGGTGAGGCAACCGCGGGGCTGAGGTTGTGGTGAACGCACACAGGAGGGGCTCGTGGCGATGGAGCTGGGCTCGCTTTCTCTCCACAGTCAGCCTGGCTTCGGTTTTTTTGGTTTCACCCCTCACAGAAAGCCTCGGCGATGCTGCCTCGAAGCCCCACGGAGCCCCCCGAGCTTTCTGACACCGCATCCCAGCAGCACCCCTCGGGTCGCCGACCCAAACCATCGCTGCCACTTTCGGGGGGGCTTCGCGGAGGCTCCCCTCTCCCTCGGCTGCCCCTTCCCTCGTCTCCAGCGCCTCGGGCTCTCGGGGAAAGGGTTTCGGGGTTTCGGGGaccccccggcagccccctgcccaccccggcggggcgctgcgggccgcggggcggagcggggcgcggcGAGGCGGGGCCgagccttcctcccctcccacttCCCCGTGCGTCAGGGCCGGGGTAGGAGGGGGGAAaagcgatttttttttttttaaaccctccAACTACTTTAACGCCGACTCGGCGGCAGATGGTGGACacggcgcggggctgcggcggggaCAGCAGGGGGATGCGCCAGCCGCGCtgcttcctccacctcctcctcctcctccttatCCTCCTTTAGCCCCGCAGCCACCCCGAAACCCCCCGGCACCTCTCCCCTCCCGGCTCCCCTCCTCGGCTCCCCCCATGAGCCGCCCGGCTCCTCCGCCGCCTCGCCGGGCCGCCGCGCTCCTCCTGCCGGCCGCCCGCTGCCGCAGCGCCCCGGCCAAGCGCCTGCCGCCGCTCCCCGACGGCCCCGCCGAGGAGGCTCCGGCCTCCAAGTGGCCTCGCCTGGCCGAGTGCCCCGCAGGCCCCCCGGATTGCCTCAGCGCCCCTTCTTCGCCCTGCGCCCCGTCCTCGCCCGCcggaggggcggcggggcccaGCCTCATCGCCTCCtacctgctgctgccgctggcCGAGCGGGAGCAGGTGTCGAGGGCGCTGAGCGTCAGCTCCGGCAGGGAGCTTCGCTGTAAGGTGAGTTGGGGGGGCTATAGGGGGGCGAGGAGTCGGGGTGTCCCTTCCCTGGGGGCTTCTTTCGGGGTAAAAGTCAGGGGAACCTCGCCACGGAGCCGCCCGGCGAGGAACGCCGTTCACAGGGGCTCGCTGAGGCGGTGGGGTGAGACGAGGGGTTGGGGtaccccggggggggggcgtcaTCGTGAGGTGTTAGGgggtttaggtttaggtttGGCATTtgtgggttgcttttttttgctttcccctCGCCGATGCGAATAAAGGGGCTCGGAGCCCGCTGCGAGCGGCGCTCCCGCGGAGCCCTGGCTGTCCTCCAGCTCCCTCGTCATTGTTTGGGAAGAGTTGCTATGAGCGAGGCCGCTTCCAACGCCCTTGAAAAcgaactttctttttaatttcctcttcaCAGGTGTTCCCTCTCAAACACTACCAGGACAAGATCCGGCCTTACATCCAGCTGCCGTCGCACCGGAACATCACCGGGGTGGTGGAAGTGATCCTCGGGGACACCAAGGCCTATGTCTTCTTCGAAAAGGACTTTGGGGACATGCACTCCTATGTGAGGAGCTGcaagaggctgagggaagaggaggctgcCCGGCTCTTCAAGCAGATCGTCTCGGCTGTAGCTCACTGCCACCAGTCGGCCATCGTCCTCGGTGACCTCAAGCTCAGGAAATTTGTCTTCTCCAATGAAGAAAGGTAAGCGGTTGTCGGCGGCCAGCCTCTGGGTGAGCGGGCAGGGAGGAAAGCCTCATGTGGAAAGGCAAAAAGCATCCCAGGGAGCGTGAATGGTGGTGTAAGCCGGGCATCACCTGCGTGATGCGGGCTGCGTCACGTGCGTGGAGCAGGTCACGGATCCAACTGGTGCGTGCCTGCTTGTAGTTGGGTCTTGACTGACGAAATGGAGGAAACTCGCCGTGAGGCTCCTCTCATTCAGCACAAGTTCGGTGACACCCGCTGGGGGACAAAGGGGCGATAGTCAGGGCACTCAGTGCCAGATGTCGTGTGTGCGACTC
Protein-coding sequences here:
- the TRIB1 gene encoding tribbles homolog 1, whose translation is MSRPAPPPPRRAAALLLPAARCRSAPAKRLPPLPDGPAEEAPASKWPRLAECPAGPPDCLSAPSSPCAPSSPAGGAAGPSLIASYLLLPLAEREQVSRALSVSSGRELRCKVFPLKHYQDKIRPYIQLPSHRNITGVVEVILGDTKAYVFFEKDFGDMHSYVRSCKRLREEEAARLFKQIVSAVAHCHQSAIVLGDLKLRKFVFSNEERTQLRLESLEDTHIIKGEDDALSDKHGCPAYVSPEILNTTGTYSGKSADVWSLGVMLYTLLVGRYPFHDSDPSTLFSKIRRGQFCIPDHVSPKARCLIRSLLRREPSERLTAPEILLHPWFEAVLEPGYTDQETGTSDQIVPEYHGDNDDISSFFC